Proteins encoded together in one Tripterygium wilfordii isolate XIE 37 chromosome 14, ASM1340144v1, whole genome shotgun sequence window:
- the LOC120014655 gene encoding zinc finger protein 7-like, with protein sequence MFDDVDPFPLCPLYSFLHQGPYLRVDTTTSLTPLNQKLSLAMVSQIEEEARDVSINNQDVESRTLSNDERRLGDNDLRDWLSLGLNRDEIPTEGDSDIPQSMSKPPHEKVFSCNFCMRKFYSTQALGGHQNAHKRERGAAKRFHSQRMMMTSMGFPFNSVPIRSLGVQPHSLVRKPSREASSMVARFGDASTGFGMAWTPFMLEDPMDLIWPGSFRVDKFPKESSDLRELDLNLRL encoded by the coding sequence atgtTCGATGATGTTGATCCCTTCCCACTTTGTCCATTATATTCATTCCTACATCAGGGTCCCTATTTAAGAGTAGACACCACAACTTCTTTAACCCCCCTGAATCAAAAACTCTCCCTCGCAATGGTTTCCCAGattgaagaagaagcaagagatGTATCAATTAACAATCAGGATGTTGAATCGCGAACTCTGAGCAACGATGAAAGACGATTGGGAGACAATGATTTGAGAGATTGGTTGAGTCTAGGCCTCAACAGAGATGAGATTCCCACTGAAGGGGACTCTGATATTCCTCAATCCATGTCAAAACCACCACATGAAAAGGTCTTCTCATGTAACTTCTGCATGAGGAAGTTTTACAGTACACAGGCCTTGGGAGGTCACCAGAATGCAcacaagagagaaagaggagctGCCAAGAGATTCCACTCGCAAAGAATGATGATGACATCAATGGGGTTTCCCTTCAATTCCGTTCCGATTCGGTCGCTAGGGGTCCAACCTCACTCTCTTGTGCGGAAGCCAAGCAGAGAAGCGTCAAGTATGGTAGCAAGATTTGGTGATGCCAGTACAGGGTTTGGTATGGCATGGACACCCTTCATGCTTGAGGATCCAATGGATTTGATTTGGCCGGGAAGCTTTCGCGTCGACAAATTCCCAAAAGAATCATCAGATTTGCGTGAGCTTGACTTAAATCTTCGATTGTGA
- the LOC120014071 gene encoding probable indole-3-acetic acid-amido synthetase GH3.1, whose amino-acid sequence MAIDTALSSSPLGVPASEKDAKALQFIEEMTRNADSVQEKVLAEILSRNADTEYLQRFKLHGATDRDTFKSKIPVVTYEDLQPEIQRIANGDRSPILSSHPISEFLTSSGTSAGERKLMPTIAEEWDRRCILYSLLMPVMNLYVPDLNQGKGLYFLFVKAEAKTPSGLVARPVLTSYYKSQQFRTRSYDPYNVYTSPNEAILCADSFQSMYTQMLCGLLMREEVLRLGAVFASGLIRAIKFLQLNWKELAQDISTGTLNPKITDPSIRECMTKILKPNQELAEFITKECCEEKWEGIITRIWPKTKYLDVIVTGAMAQYIPTLDYYSGGLPTPCTMYASSECYFGLNLKPMSKPSEVSYTIMPNMGYFEFLPYESPAPALSRESPPRLVDLADVEVGKDYELVISTYAGLCRYRVGDILRVTGFHNSAPQFQFIRRKNVLLSIDSDKTDEAELQKGIDNASLLLKECNTSVVEYTSYADTKAIPGHYVIFWELLVKDPENAPSDEVLNQCCLAMEESLNSVYRQGRVADNSIGPLEIRVVKNGTFEELMDYAISRGASINQYKVPRCVSFTPIMELLDSRVVSVHFSPALPHWTPERRR is encoded by the exons ATGGCAATCGACACAGCTCTCTCATCGTCTCCACTCGGCGTGCCTGCCAGTGAGAAAGATGCGAAGGCGCTTCAGTTTATTGAAGAGATGACCAGAAATGCTGATTCCGTTCAAGAGAAGGTCTTGGCGGAGATATTGAGTCGTAACGCCGACACTGAGTATCTCCAGCGGTTCAAGCTCCATGGAGCCACGGACCGAGACACTTTCAAGTCCAAAATACCTGTTGTTACTTATGAGGATCTCCAGCCTGAGATCCAACGTATCGCTAATGGCGATCGATCTCCTATCTTGTCTTCACATCCTATCTCGGAGTTCCTCACTAG CTCGGGGACTTCTGCTGGTGAAAGAAAACTGATGCCGACGATCGCTGAAGAGTGGGACCGTCGTTGCATATTATACAGCCTTCTAATGCCTGTGATGAATCT GTATGTGCCCGATCTGAACCAGGGGAAGGGGCTATACTTTTTATTTGTGAAGGCAGAAGCCAAAACCCCAAGTGGACTGGTGGCACGCCCAGTGCTCACAAGCTACTACAAGAGTCAACAATTCCGGACCAGATCATATGACCCTTACAACGTCTACACAAGCCCAAACGAGGCAATTCTCTGTGCCGATTCCTTCCAGAGCATGTACACGCAAATGCTCTGCGGCCTACTTATGCGCGAAGAAGTTCTCCGCCTCGGTGCAGTTTTCGCCTCTGGCCTAATTCGAGCCATCAAGTTCCTCCAATTGAACTGGAAAGAGCTCGCACAAGACATCTCCACTGgcaccttaaaccctaaaatcacCGATCCTTCTATCCGAGAATGCATGACTAAAATCCTCAAACCGAACCAGGAGCTCGCTGAATTTATAACCAAAGAATGTTGTGAAGAGAAGTGGGAAGGTATAATCACACGAATCTGGCCCAAAACTAAATATCTGGATGTGATTGTGACAGGTGCCATGGCCCAGTACATCCCCACACTTGATTATTATAGTGGTGGATTACCGACTCCTTGCACTATGTACGCTTCGTCGGAGTGCTATTTTGGCCTGAATTTGAAACCAATGTCCAAGCCATCAGAGGTCTCGTACACAATCATGCCAAACATGGGCTACTTTGAATTCCTACCTTATGAGTCGCCGGCTCCGGCTCTCTCTCGCGAGTCTCCGCCACGACTGGTAGATCTCGCGGATGTTGAGGTCGGAAAAGATTATGAACTTGTGATTAGCACTTATGCTGGACTCTGCCGGTACCGAGTCGGGGACATCCTCCGAGTCACAGGATTTCACAACTCGGCTCCGCAATTCCAGTTCATTAGAAGGAAGAACGTTTTATTGAGCATTGACTCAGATAAGACCGACGAGGCTGAGCTCCAAAAGGGAATCGATAACGCGTCGTTGCTGTTGAAGGAATGCAATACCAGCGTAGTGGAGTATACGAGTTATGCGGACACGAAGGCGATTCCGGGACACTACGTGATATTCTGGGAGTTGCTCGTTAAAGATCCGGAAAATGCGCCGAGCGACGAGGTTTTGAATCAGTGTTGTTTGGCAATGGAGGAGTCGTTGAACTCGGTGTATCGACAAGGACGAGTTGCAGATAACTCAATTGGACCGTTGGAGATAAGGGTAGTGAAAAACGGCACGTTTGAGGAGCTAATGGATTACGCAATCTCTCGCGGTGCGTCGATTAACCAATACAAGGTGCCACGGTGCGTCAGCTTTACGCCTATTATGGAACTACTTGACTCGCGAGTTGTTTCGGTGCATTTCAGCCCAGCTTTGCCACACTGGACCCCAGAACGCCGTCGTTGA